One window from the genome of Natronomonas pharaonis DSM 2160 encodes:
- the trpB gene encoding tryptophan synthase subunit beta — protein sequence MSDTDGMGDHEFGDFGGRYVPEPLQEPLEQLAGTFDDIVGDDGFQAEFRDLLGDFAGRPTPLYHARNLSDAYGADIYLKREDLLHGGAHKINNAVGQALLAKKAGKDRLIAETGAGQHGTATAMAGALFDLDTEIYMGRKDARRQQMNVFRMRLMGAEVNEVTRGEEGLAEAVDVALEDFAENIDTTHYLVGSVVGPDPFPRMVREFQSVIGKEAREQAIDRLGGLPDACVACVGGGSNAIGLFDAFRDDDVAFYGGEGGGQGSDSGSHAAPLAAGTEDVLHGMRTRVLEDDAEVHSVSAGLDYPGVGPEHAMFRAVGRCEYRAIEDDEALTAFRDLSELEGIIPALESAHAVALAGQVADETDHETIVVNLSGRGDKDMQQVAELLDL from the coding sequence ATGAGCGACACCGACGGGATGGGCGACCACGAGTTCGGCGACTTCGGCGGCCGCTACGTGCCGGAGCCGCTACAAGAGCCGCTGGAACAGCTCGCGGGGACGTTCGACGACATCGTCGGCGACGATGGCTTTCAGGCGGAGTTCCGCGACCTGCTCGGCGACTTCGCCGGGCGACCGACACCGCTGTACCACGCACGAAACCTCAGCGACGCCTACGGGGCGGACATCTACCTCAAGCGGGAGGACCTACTCCACGGTGGCGCACACAAAATCAACAACGCGGTCGGGCAGGCGCTCTTGGCAAAAAAGGCCGGGAAAGACCGCCTCATCGCCGAAACCGGAGCCGGTCAGCACGGCACCGCAACGGCGATGGCGGGTGCGCTTTTCGACCTCGACACGGAGATCTACATGGGGCGGAAGGACGCCCGCCGCCAGCAGATGAACGTGTTCCGGATGCGGCTGATGGGTGCTGAAGTGAATGAGGTCACCCGCGGTGAGGAAGGCCTCGCCGAAGCCGTCGATGTTGCCCTCGAGGACTTCGCCGAGAACATCGACACCACCCACTATCTGGTTGGCAGCGTTGTCGGCCCCGACCCCTTCCCGCGGATGGTACGGGAGTTCCAATCGGTCATCGGCAAAGAGGCACGCGAGCAGGCTATCGACCGGCTTGGCGGGCTGCCGGACGCATGTGTCGCCTGCGTCGGCGGCGGGTCAAACGCCATCGGGTTGTTCGACGCCTTCCGCGACGACGACGTCGCCTTTTACGGCGGCGAGGGTGGCGGGCAAGGCAGTGACTCCGGCAGTCACGCCGCCCCGCTGGCTGCCGGTACCGAGGATGTGCTCCACGGGATGCGAACCCGCGTTCTCGAAGACGACGCCGAGGTTCACAGCGTCTCTGCAGGACTCGACTACCCGGGTGTCGGCCCCGAGCACGCGATGTTCCGTGCGGTCGGTCGCTGTGAGTACCGCGCTATCGAAGACGACGAAGCGCTGACCGCCTTCCGGGACCTCTCGGAGCTTGAGGGTATCATTCCGGCACTGGAGTCGGCACACGCGGTTGCGCTGGCCGGACAGGTCGCCGACGAGACCGACCACGAAACCATCGTCGTCAACCTCTCGGGACGCGGCGACAAGGACATGCAGCAGGTCGCGGAGCTGCTGGACCTCTAA
- a CDS encoding NAD-dependent epimerase/dehydratase family protein, whose amino-acid sequence MDGQRVLVTGGAGFIGSTLANRLSVTNDVVVVDDCYLGTPENLESAVTFNERSVLDDDLPTDVDVVFHCAALSSYPMHESDPTRGARVNVEGFVNVVEQARADGCDTVVYASSSSVYGSRSEPTTEAAPVAANSGYEASKLARERYAEYFSHHYGLSLAGMRLFSVYQGYGAAEGHKGEYANLVAQFVDDIATGERPAIYGDGTQTRDFIHVEDVVAALCSAAEAALDGVYNVGTGDRYSLNDLVDKINETVGADIRPKYVENPIPEDVYVTDTCADCSKLRSETNWEPTVGFDEGVKRVCEQYR is encoded by the coding sequence ATGGACGGCCAGCGCGTGCTCGTTACTGGCGGAGCGGGTTTTATTGGGTCCACGCTCGCGAACCGGCTGTCGGTTACAAACGATGTCGTTGTCGTCGACGACTGCTATCTCGGGACACCAGAAAACCTCGAGTCGGCCGTCACATTCAACGAGCGAAGCGTCCTTGACGACGACCTTCCAACGGATGTCGATGTTGTCTTTCATTGTGCGGCGCTTTCGTCGTATCCAATGCACGAGTCGGACCCGACACGCGGCGCTCGCGTCAATGTCGAGGGGTTCGTCAACGTTGTCGAGCAGGCTCGCGCTGATGGCTGTGACACTGTCGTCTACGCCTCATCCTCGTCCGTCTACGGGAGCCGCTCGGAACCGACTACTGAGGCCGCACCCGTCGCGGCGAACTCGGGCTATGAGGCCTCGAAGCTCGCCCGCGAGCGCTACGCGGAGTATTTCAGCCACCATTACGGACTGTCGCTGGCCGGGATGCGGCTGTTCTCCGTCTATCAGGGCTACGGCGCTGCGGAAGGGCACAAGGGCGAGTACGCCAACCTCGTCGCACAGTTCGTCGACGACATCGCGACCGGCGAGCGGCCGGCCATCTACGGCGACGGAACGCAAACCCGGGATTTCATCCACGTTGAGGATGTCGTCGCAGCACTCTGCTCGGCCGCTGAAGCTGCACTTGATGGCGTCTACAACGTCGGGACGGGCGACCGATACTCGTTGAACGACCTCGTCGATAAAATAAACGAGACGGTCGGGGCCGACATCCGGCCGAAATACGTCGAGAACCCGATTCCGGAAGACGTCTACGTCACCGACACCTGTGCCGACTGTTCAAAACTCCGGTCGGAAACGAACTGGGAGCCGACCGTCGGCTTCGATGAGGGCGTCAAGCGAGTCTGCGAACAGTACCGCTAA
- a CDS encoding Rrf2 family transcriptional regulator yields the protein MSSIELTPSQKTILQELINLYRESESAVKGEDIAEKVDRNPGTIRNQMQSLKALQLVEGVPGPKGGYKPTATAYDALKIQEMEQAADVPFNHEGDLVEEANVQEIDLTSVHHPELCRAEIKLQGSMADFEEGDKISVGPTPLSKLLIEGELEGKDDTNNSLILTIDNMAAPAGDEDPLH from the coding sequence ATGTCATCTATTGAGCTCACCCCGAGCCAGAAGACGATTCTTCAGGAGCTAATCAATCTCTACCGAGAGTCGGAAAGCGCCGTCAAAGGCGAGGACATCGCCGAGAAGGTCGACCGGAATCCGGGGACAATCCGCAACCAGATGCAGAGTCTGAAAGCGCTACAGCTCGTAGAAGGGGTACCAGGGCCGAAAGGAGGATACAAGCCGACAGCGACGGCCTACGACGCGCTGAAGATACAGGAGATGGAGCAGGCCGCCGACGTGCCGTTCAATCACGAAGGCGACCTCGTCGAAGAGGCGAACGTACAGGAAATCGACCTCACAAGCGTCCATCACCCCGAGCTGTGCCGCGCCGAAATCAAGCTACAGGGCTCGATGGCGGACTTCGAGGAAGGCGACAAGATCAGCGTCGGTCCGACGCCGCTTTCGAAGCTGCTCATCGAGGGTGAGCTCGAAGGAAAGGACGACACGAACAACAGCCTCATTCTCACTATCGACAACATGGCGGCCCCGGCCGGCGACGAGGACCCGCTCCACTGA
- a CDS encoding NAD(P)/FAD-dependent oxidoreductase, with the protein MTDDVVVLGSGYAGTGAINSLESELDGEADITWISDVDHHLVLHESHRCIRDPDIQEKITFDVTEIKSPSTRFVQGRVEDIDTDERVITLDDDSTVEYDYLLVGIGSQTAFFGIDGLEEHSLTLKTLDDALEIHEAVSEAAREASRNDPAQVIVGGAGLSGIQSAGEIAEYRDSNRAPLEIHLVEGLDNVFPNNDPVVQAKLRKLLEDKDVQIHTGEFIGEVDDDTVYVGDEKELDYDVLLWTGGITGQDAAETANVDKDDRSNRIEAASNFQTSDERVFAIGDAALIDQPDQDNPAPPTAQAAWQAAEVAGENIAREIRGQPLTEWEYEDKGTLISVGGKAVAHNVKGLPVDTFGGPAAKALKKTVAARWIAKVTGFSDAAKAFPDM; encoded by the coding sequence ATGACGGACGATGTCGTCGTGCTCGGGTCCGGTTATGCCGGCACCGGCGCAATCAACTCGCTCGAATCGGAACTCGACGGCGAAGCGGACATTACCTGGATCTCCGACGTCGACCACCACCTCGTGCTCCACGAGTCCCACCGCTGCATCCGGGACCCGGACATTCAGGAGAAGATCACCTTCGACGTTACCGAAATCAAGTCCCCTTCGACTCGGTTCGTGCAGGGCCGCGTCGAGGACATCGACACCGACGAACGCGTCATCACACTCGATGACGACTCCACGGTCGAGTACGATTACCTGCTCGTCGGTATCGGCTCCCAGACCGCCTTCTTCGGCATCGACGGCCTCGAAGAGCACTCGCTGACGCTCAAGACGCTCGACGACGCCCTCGAAATCCACGAGGCTGTCTCCGAAGCCGCACGGGAGGCGTCCCGTAACGACCCGGCACAGGTCATCGTCGGGGGAGCCGGTCTCTCCGGCATTCAGTCGGCCGGCGAAATCGCCGAGTACCGCGACAGCAACCGCGCACCGCTTGAAATCCACCTTGTGGAGGGACTGGACAACGTCTTCCCGAACAACGACCCGGTCGTCCAGGCCAAGCTCCGCAAGCTGCTCGAGGACAAGGATGTCCAGATTCACACCGGCGAGTTCATCGGCGAGGTCGACGACGACACCGTCTACGTCGGCGACGAGAAGGAACTCGACTACGACGTGCTGCTGTGGACCGGCGGTATCACCGGCCAAGACGCCGCCGAGACCGCCAACGTCGACAAGGACGACCGAAGCAACCGCATCGAGGCCGCCTCGAACTTCCAGACCTCCGACGAGCGGGTCTTTGCCATCGGCGATGCGGCGCTTATCGACCAGCCCGACCAAGACAACCCCGCGCCGCCGACAGCACAGGCCGCCTGGCAGGCTGCCGAGGTTGCCGGCGAAAACATCGCCCGCGAGATCCGCGGCCAGCCGCTAACCGAGTGGGAATACGAGGACAAGGGGACGCTCATCTCCGTCGGCGGCAAGGCTGTCGCTCACAACGTCAAGGGCCTGCCGGTTGATACCTTCGGCGGCCCGGCCGCAAAGGCGCTGAAAAAGACCGTCGCCGCACGCTGGATTGCGAAGGTCACCGGCTTCTCGGACGCCGCGAAAGCCTTCCCCGACATGTAA
- a CDS encoding nucleoside phosphorylase: protein MSDDQYHIELSDGDVDGPVLLPGDPDRIDIIADCWDNAEPLADHREYRTAAGEYDGEPLAATSTGIGSPSAAIAVEELARVGAETFIRVGSCGTIQPEVEVGDLVITTAAVRKEGTSDEYIRADYPASAHDEVVTALVTAAERLGHEYHLGVTCSTDSFYAGQARDGVGGFRAAGAEAELEALREAGVLNFEMEASTVLTLAGLYGLRAGAVCTVYADRTTGEFRTDGQQKAAETASLAAALLSKMDRLKNAAGVDRWHAGLSLDDH from the coding sequence ATGAGCGACGACCAGTACCACATCGAACTCTCCGACGGCGATGTTGACGGTCCCGTGCTGTTACCGGGCGACCCCGACCGGATCGATATCATCGCCGACTGCTGGGACAACGCGGAACCGTTGGCGGACCACCGGGAGTACCGGACCGCCGCTGGCGAATACGACGGCGAGCCGCTGGCGGCGACCTCGACCGGCATCGGGTCGCCGTCGGCCGCCATCGCCGTCGAGGAGCTCGCGCGCGTCGGCGCTGAGACGTTCATCCGCGTCGGCTCCTGTGGCACGATTCAGCCGGAGGTCGAGGTTGGCGACCTGGTCATCACGACTGCGGCGGTCAGAAAGGAAGGCACGAGCGATGAGTACATCCGAGCGGACTACCCTGCGAGCGCCCACGACGAAGTGGTAACTGCACTGGTAACTGCGGCTGAACGGCTGGGCCACGAGTATCACCTTGGCGTCACCTGCTCGACGGACTCGTTTTACGCCGGACAGGCGCGGGATGGGGTTGGTGGGTTCCGTGCCGCCGGGGCTGAAGCGGAACTCGAAGCGCTTCGGGAAGCTGGGGTCCTGAACTTCGAGATGGAAGCAAGCACGGTGTTAACGCTCGCTGGGCTCTATGGGCTCCGTGCCGGCGCGGTCTGTACCGTCTACGCCGACCGAACAACAGGGGAGTTTCGCACCGACGGCCAACAGAAGGCCGCCGAGACTGCCTCGCTGGCGGCGGCGCTGCTGTCGAAGATGGACCGACTCAAAAACGCGGCCGGCGTCGACCGCTGGCATGCAGGCCTATCCCTCGACGACCACTGA
- the cdd gene encoding cytidine deaminase codes for MDDADLIDAARKAVEQSYAPYSEYYVGAAIATADGAVFSGCNIENANYSNSVHAEELALSKAVEAGHRSFDRIAVSSARRDGVTPCGMCRQSLAEFCGDDLRIICDGPDGRVEYTLGELLPETITASHLQ; via the coding sequence ATGGACGATGCCGACCTCATCGATGCGGCCAGAAAAGCAGTAGAACAATCGTACGCGCCGTATTCGGAGTACTACGTCGGGGCTGCGATAGCGACCGCCGACGGAGCGGTCTTTTCGGGCTGTAACATCGAGAACGCGAACTACTCCAACAGCGTCCACGCCGAGGAGCTGGCGCTGTCGAAGGCGGTCGAGGCCGGCCACAGGTCGTTCGACCGCATCGCGGTCAGCTCCGCACGCCGGGACGGCGTCACCCCCTGTGGGATGTGTCGGCAGTCGCTGGCGGAGTTTTGCGGCGACGACCTCCGAATCATCTGTGACGGCCCCGACGGTCGCGTCGAATACACCCTCGGCGAACTGCTTCCCGAGACCATCACCGCTTCCCACCTCCAATGA
- a CDS encoding phosphohexomutase domain-containing protein, whose translation MDLFGTAGIRGAAQTDVTPSLALAAGRAAAEDGATFVVGRDGRETGPALAAAVEAGLESGGADVYRLGAVPTPTLAYASRGRRGIMVTASHNPPADNGLKFFVDGTEYDRDAERRVESRVLSDPSPVEWDEWGDSYRMDVLEAYRTAVVEYVKTSFGDCEGLRVAVDCGNGMASHATPQVLRELGAEIVALNANVDGHFPGRESKPTAESLEALRTFVADGEFDLGIGHDGDADRIVVIDSSGDVVHEDTVLAILAKRYTAQASEPSPVVVTTPNASGRIDEAVEAAGGSVERVRLGALHEGIADASAGEGTVVFAAEPWKHTHTRFGPWIDGVASAAVLGALVADRGIEPLREPITERPYRKHNVDCPDEDKSGAMSLLESRLPEQFPEATATTDHGVRLAFDDGSWVLVRPSGTEPYLRLYAESESVDALVDDVAAVVRSAVAEAD comes from the coding sequence ATGGACCTGTTCGGAACGGCCGGTATCCGTGGCGCCGCACAAACCGACGTGACGCCGTCGCTCGCGCTCGCTGCCGGACGAGCGGCCGCCGAAGACGGGGCGACGTTCGTCGTCGGACGGGACGGGAGAGAGACCGGTCCCGCACTCGCCGCCGCCGTTGAGGCGGGGCTCGAAAGCGGTGGGGCCGATGTCTACCGGCTCGGCGCTGTCCCGACGCCGACGCTCGCCTACGCCTCTCGCGGCCGCCGCGGCATCATGGTGACTGCGAGCCACAATCCGCCGGCCGACAACGGGCTGAAGTTCTTCGTTGACGGCACCGAGTACGACCGCGACGCCGAACGCCGCGTCGAGTCGCGCGTCCTCTCTGACCCGTCGCCGGTCGAATGGGACGAGTGGGGAGACAGCTACCGCATGGACGTGCTCGAAGCGTACCGAACCGCAGTCGTCGAATACGTCAAGACATCCTTCGGCGACTGTGAGGGGCTTCGCGTGGCCGTCGACTGCGGCAACGGGATGGCGAGCCACGCGACACCACAGGTGCTTCGCGAGTTGGGTGCCGAAATCGTGGCTCTCAACGCCAACGTCGACGGCCATTTCCCTGGCCGGGAGTCCAAACCCACCGCAGAAAGCCTCGAAGCACTCCGGACGTTCGTCGCTGACGGCGAGTTCGACCTCGGTATCGGCCACGACGGTGACGCCGACCGCATCGTAGTTATCGACAGCAGCGGAGATGTCGTCCATGAAGATACGGTGTTAGCAATTCTGGCAAAGCGGTATACAGCACAGGCATCCGAGCCATCGCCGGTCGTCGTGACGACGCCGAACGCCTCCGGCCGCATCGACGAGGCTGTCGAAGCCGCCGGCGGCAGCGTCGAGCGCGTCCGGCTCGGCGCGCTCCACGAGGGCATCGCCGACGCAAGCGCCGGCGAGGGGACCGTCGTCTTCGCCGCCGAGCCATGGAAGCACACCCATACCCGGTTCGGACCGTGGATAGACGGTGTTGCAAGCGCAGCCGTCTTGGGGGCACTCGTCGCTGACCGCGGTATCGAGCCGCTCCGCGAGCCGATTACCGAACGACCCTACCGGAAGCACAACGTCGACTGCCCGGACGAAGACAAGTCGGGGGCGATGTCGCTGCTCGAATCCCGGCTTCCCGAACAGTTCCCCGAGGCAACAGCGACGACCGACCACGGCGTCCGCCTCGCTTTCGATGACGGCTCGTGGGTGCTTGTCCGTCCGAGCGGCACCGAGCCGTATCTCCGGCTCTACGCGGAAAGCGAATCCGTCGATGCACTGGTCGACGACGTCGCCGCTGTCGTCCGCTCTGCGGTCGCCGAGGCGGACTAG
- a CDS encoding RAD55 family ATPase, whose translation MPERLRTGVDALDRQLEGGLPPGSVVALAAAPASQAELLLYELTATRETLYLSIDRTRDAVATSIDNAPTETGSPTVRDVAGEAPLDNAAKLVSALPEGANLIVDPVDPLERNEAARYRKFLNELKNHVTNTQGLAVLHCLDGRDVPRLRDTTAHMADVVFELETTIAGDRVENRLAVPKFRGGRALSDVLKLDLAAEVDIDTSRDIA comes from the coding sequence ATGCCAGAGCGTCTCCGAACCGGCGTCGATGCCCTCGATAGGCAGCTCGAAGGGGGCCTTCCGCCAGGCAGCGTCGTTGCGCTCGCGGCTGCACCAGCCAGTCAGGCGGAGCTACTGCTCTATGAGCTGACGGCGACCCGCGAGACGCTCTATCTCTCCATCGACCGAACCCGCGATGCGGTTGCAACGAGTATCGACAACGCGCCGACGGAAACCGGGTCGCCGACCGTCCGTGATGTCGCCGGCGAAGCGCCGCTTGACAACGCTGCAAAGCTCGTTTCGGCGCTCCCCGAGGGCGCGAATCTCATCGTCGACCCCGTTGACCCCCTCGAACGGAACGAGGCAGCCCGGTACCGGAAGTTCCTCAACGAGCTTAAAAATCACGTCACGAACACCCAAGGGCTCGCCGTACTCCACTGCCTCGACGGCCGCGACGTGCCACGGCTGCGCGACACGACAGCGCACATGGCGGATGTCGTCTTCGAGTTGGAGACGACTATCGCCGGGGACCGCGTCGAGAATCGCCTCGCCGTCCCCAAGTTCCGCGGCGGGCGGGCGCTCTCGGATGTCCTCAAACTCGACCTCGCCGCCGAGGTTGACATCGACACCAGCCGCGACATCGCCTGA
- the pyrB gene encoding aspartate carbamoyltransferase, translating to MRHDHLLSAKQLSRGDIEGVLDRAAEIAADPDAVAEKHSDKLLGLLFFEPSTRTKMSFDTAMKRLGGDTVDMGSVDSSSVKKGESLADTVRVIEGYTDAIVLRHPSEGSPKLASEFVDVPVINAGDGAGQHPTQTLLDMYTIRENAGLDDLTIGIMGDLKYGRTVHSLAHALTNFDVSQHFISPESLQLPRSVRYDLHESGAQVREHTDIESVLETLDVLYVTRIQRERFPDENEYRQVAGEYRIDADLLESAKDDLTVMHPLPRVSEIAADVDETEHATYFKQAHNGVPVRMALLDEML from the coding sequence ATGCGCCACGACCATCTGCTCAGTGCGAAACAGCTCTCGCGTGGCGACATCGAAGGGGTGCTCGACCGCGCGGCCGAGATCGCGGCCGACCCGGACGCGGTCGCGGAAAAGCACAGCGACAAGCTGCTCGGCCTGCTGTTCTTCGAGCCGAGCACCCGAACGAAGATGTCGTTCGACACCGCGATGAAGCGGCTCGGCGGCGACACGGTCGATATGGGGAGCGTCGACTCCTCGTCAGTCAAGAAAGGGGAAAGCCTCGCCGACACCGTCCGTGTCATCGAGGGCTACACCGATGCCATTGTCCTCCGGCATCCCTCCGAGGGGTCGCCAAAGCTCGCAAGCGAGTTCGTTGACGTCCCGGTTATCAACGCCGGCGACGGGGCTGGCCAGCACCCGACACAGACCCTGCTCGACATGTACACCATCCGCGAGAACGCGGGGCTCGACGACCTGACAATCGGTATCATGGGCGACCTGAAATACGGCCGGACCGTCCACTCGCTGGCCCACGCGTTGACAAACTTCGATGTCAGCCAGCACTTCATTAGCCCTGAAAGCCTCCAACTCCCGCGGAGCGTCCGGTATGACCTCCACGAATCGGGCGCGCAGGTACGAGAGCATACGGATATCGAGAGCGTTCTCGAAACGCTCGATGTGCTCTACGTGACCCGCATCCAGCGGGAGCGGTTCCCGGACGAAAACGAGTATCGACAGGTCGCCGGCGAATATCGCATTGACGCAGACCTGCTCGAATCAGCGAAAGACGACCTGACGGTGATGCATCCGCTGCCGCGGGTCAGCGAAATCGCAGCCGATGTCGACGAGACCGAGCACGCAACCTACTTCAAACAGGCACACAACGGCGTCCCGGTACGGATGGCCCTACTCGATGAAATGCTATGA
- the pyrI gene encoding aspartate carbamoyltransferase regulatory subunit: MTDTELRVSKIQKGTVIDHIAGGQALNVLAILGIDGTSGDEISVGMNVPSDRLGRKDIVKVEGRELSQNEVDVLSLIAPAATINIVRDFEVIEKHRVTRPETVEGVLSCPNANCITTENEPVDSRFEVLEAGVRCSYCGTIIRESLAAHISVA; encoded by the coding sequence ATGACAGACACTGAACTCCGCGTCTCGAAAATCCAGAAGGGTACCGTCATCGACCACATCGCCGGCGGTCAAGCGCTGAACGTCCTCGCCATTCTCGGCATCGACGGCACCTCCGGCGACGAGATTAGCGTCGGAATGAACGTCCCCTCCGACCGACTCGGCCGGAAAGACATTGTGAAGGTCGAAGGGCGAGAGCTGAGCCAAAACGAGGTCGATGTCCTGTCGCTCATTGCGCCTGCAGCGACCATCAACATCGTCCGCGATTTCGAGGTTATCGAGAAACACCGAGTTACACGTCCGGAGACGGTCGAAGGCGTTCTTTCCTGTCCGAACGCCAACTGCATCACGACTGAAAACGAACCGGTCGATTCCCGCTTCGAGGTGCTCGAAGCCGGCGTCAGGTGTTCCTACTGCGGGACGATAATCCGGGAGTCGCTCGCGGCCCATATCAGCGTCGCCTGA
- a CDS encoding NUDIX domain-containing protein, which produces MTTVDGLWYLADEASQHAERAYHTLTEAHGEGTLQRTYERHVSRGRFRTLARRIQRTGTPYGAHTLVTRADGRVLLVRHEGVDLWVLPGGGVGPSETFSEAAERELHEEAGITADYDGLAMLNRVEVRCQGRQTWGVLPVFGAKASTVDLSVADPDGEISAARWFAPEQFPEDTRDRDDLVAAARAVS; this is translated from the coding sequence ATGACGACCGTCGATGGGCTGTGGTATCTCGCCGACGAGGCGAGCCAGCACGCCGAGCGGGCATATCATACGCTTACAGAAGCCCACGGTGAGGGGACGCTCCAGCGAACCTACGAGCGACACGTCTCTCGGGGCCGGTTCCGAACACTCGCGCGCCGCATTCAGCGTACCGGGACCCCTTACGGCGCACACACGCTCGTTACGAGAGCCGACGGCCGCGTCCTGCTGGTGCGTCACGAAGGGGTTGACCTGTGGGTACTGCCCGGTGGCGGCGTCGGCCCGTCGGAGACGTTCTCCGAAGCTGCCGAACGGGAACTCCACGAAGAGGCCGGTATCACGGCCGACTACGACGGGCTGGCGATGCTGAACCGCGTTGAAGTACGCTGTCAGGGTCGCCAAACGTGGGGCGTGCTACCGGTCTTCGGTGCGAAGGCGTCGACCGTCGACCTGTCGGTTGCCGACCCCGACGGAGAAATCAGCGCCGCCCGGTGGTTCGCGCCGGAGCAGTTCCCCGAGGACACGCGCGACCGCGACGACCTCGTGGCCGCCGCGCGGGCGGTTTCGTAG
- a CDS encoding DUF1918 domain-containing protein, with protein MAFEKGDRVVFHDKHSDYDGETGEVAQVSETMFGDKTYVVDFEEGQEGGIAEDALEAAEDDE; from the coding sequence ATGGCATTCGAGAAGGGTGACCGCGTGGTCTTCCACGACAAGCACAGCGACTACGACGGTGAGACGGGCGAAGTCGCCCAAGTCTCCGAGACGATGTTCGGCGACAAGACCTACGTCGTCGACTTCGAGGAAGGACAGGAGGGCGGCATCGCCGAAGACGCCCTCGAAGCCGCAGAGGACGACGAGTAA
- a CDS encoding RNA-binding protein → MSAVPFHYVDLRAFCYATEDEKRVEAALETFLPEETELEREVNEGHHGDRILVYSVRLERADDVRHVLSRVAELDDFERLLSELEQRIDDNCAFYLQFDKQAAYQNRVEFGDGIMLRGKVEAYPAKRERAIETAEDAFHNLASDD, encoded by the coding sequence ATGAGCGCCGTCCCGTTCCACTACGTCGACCTCCGGGCGTTCTGTTATGCAACGGAGGACGAAAAGCGGGTCGAGGCGGCGCTTGAGACGTTTTTACCCGAGGAAACTGAGCTCGAACGGGAGGTAAACGAGGGGCATCACGGCGACAGAATCCTCGTGTACTCGGTGCGTCTCGAACGCGCCGACGACGTCCGGCACGTGCTTTCTCGGGTCGCCGAACTCGATGACTTCGAGCGGCTGCTCTCCGAGCTAGAACAGCGCATCGACGACAACTGCGCCTTCTACCTCCAGTTCGACAAGCAGGCGGCCTATCAGAACCGCGTCGAGTTCGGCGACGGCATCATGCTCCGTGGCAAGGTCGAGGCCTACCCCGCAAAGCGAGAGCGGGCAATCGAGACCGCCGAAGACGCCTTCCACAACCTCGCCAGCGACGACTGA
- a CDS encoding cadmium resistance transporter, whose product METVLLVGVWLFAVTHLDTLVVISAFCADNDYQLWEVLVGHYIGFCAGLVAAVAGAALAAELFQEWTFLLGSVPLGIGLWGLFHQPPETTVEKSRAVPNTLGRIGVVSVAGIGLSGENIAVFVPFFAGLSLAELLVVIGVYLVGAGIVFLAAYIIVSRVAADGIPGWLDRWLVPTVLVLVGGYVLATGLVLI is encoded by the coding sequence GTGGAGACGGTTCTGCTCGTCGGCGTGTGGTTGTTCGCCGTAACGCATCTCGATACGCTGGTCGTCATCAGCGCGTTCTGTGCGGACAACGACTACCAACTCTGGGAGGTACTCGTCGGGCATTACATCGGGTTCTGTGCCGGGCTGGTCGCTGCGGTCGCGGGGGCGGCGCTCGCTGCGGAGCTCTTTCAGGAGTGGACGTTTCTACTCGGTTCCGTTCCCCTCGGCATCGGGCTGTGGGGGTTGTTCCACCAACCACCGGAAACGACGGTTGAGAAGTCGCGTGCCGTGCCGAACACCCTCGGCCGTATCGGCGTTGTGAGCGTCGCCGGTATCGGCCTCAGCGGCGAAAACATCGCTGTATTCGTCCCGTTCTTTGCCGGCCTCTCGCTCGCCGAGTTACTGGTCGTTATCGGCGTCTATCTGGTCGGCGCAGGAATCGTGTTCCTCGCCGCGTACATAATCGTCTCCCGCGTTGCCGCCGACGGAATCCCCGGCTGGCTCGACCGGTGGCTCGTCCCGACAGTGCTGGTACTTGTCGGTGGGTACGTGCTGGCAACTGGATTGGTTCTCATATAA